The Peromyscus leucopus breed LL Stock chromosome 4, UCI_PerLeu_2.1, whole genome shotgun sequence genome segment GTGCCTGGATACTGTGTAGCTTTTGCTATTTTTGCATGTACCCCTCTGTACTAAGAGGTACATAGGCAAAGATTAtgtttgatttctctatgtccccAGTGTCCAACAGAGGGGCAGGGGATATGCTAAGTGTTTAATATGCTAAGTAACGGACTGACTAAATACTAAGTGGTGGGTACCTCCTATGTCTCTCTCTACAGGCAACGACCTCTTCCTGGTGGCTGTGCATGAACTGGGCCATGCACTGGGACTGGAACACTCTAATGACCCCAGTGCCATTATGGCACCCTTCTACCAATACATGGAGACACACAACTTCAAACTTCCCCAGGATGACCTCCAGGGTATCCAGAAGATTTACGGTGTGTGTAGTTGTGGTGGGGGGCCACTGTTGTTAATGTGAGCATGGGCTGTGGCAGGTGTGGGCCACTGTTGTTAATGTGAGCATGTTCTGTGGCAGGTGTGGGGCCCATGTTGTTAATGTGAGCATGTTCTGTGGCAGGTGTGGGCCACTGTTATTAATGTGAGCATGAGCTGTGGCAGATGTGGGGCCACTATTGTTAATGTGAGCAAGTTCTGTGGCAGCTGTGGGGTTGGGCCCTTTGCCCATTGCCAGGGAGGGGGTTCGAGCTGTGACTGGGAAGGGCAAAGTGAGGTGAGGCCTACTCATTCCCTCTTTTCTACCCTTTTCCCCCACCTCCTGGTTACCTCCTGTTCTCATGACCTCCCTTTCCCAGATGGGGACCAGGCACACTCCGGGGTGCCTCTAACCTAGGGAAGTCACACATCTGCCTGAGTAACGGTGATAAGTATTAGAATCTGAGCTGTGATCTTAGGGAAAATGTGAAGCTAGCTTGCTGTCTTAATAAGATGGGAAAGCCTACCATGCTACCATGTACAAGTCATGCTGGCATGGAGGGCCTAGTCGGGTCCACTGAAATGGGAGGCCGGTTCATTTGAGCAAATGCTGGTCAACACAGCACAGGGGTGGAGGCGCCTGCTGGGGGAGGTGCAGCACCCAGGGCCCGCACCCCAACCGGGGAAGCAGCAGGGGCAGGGTGGGCCGCCAGTATTAGAAGTTATTTCAAAGGTGGAACGGACACGATCTGCTGACCGATCAGATGTGGGGAAGAGGGACAGAAGGAACAGGTCAAGCTAACGCCAAGATCCTGGCTTTGTCGGGGGTGGAGCTCAGCCGGTTGAGTGCTCACCTGGCACACATGAAGCCCcactttgatccccagaaccacatgaaccaggcatggtagcatacgcctgtaattccagccttctAGAGGTAGAATCAAGAGGGTCGGGAGTTCAAATTCATCCCCTTTGCTACATACATTaggtgtctgaggccagccagtggtacacgagaccctgtctttaaacaaTGGCGGGGTGAGGGCACGCTCTGGTCTTTGTAACTGTAGAATAATAGGATCTCTCAGTCTGCAGCCCATAGACCAAAGCCGGGATAGTCACTGCGGGTCTTCAGTGTACACTACATAGTTACTAGTTACAAATAGCTACTGGAATTGAAATGTACAATAGTTAAACTGAAGCTTCAGTTCCTCAGCCATTAAGAACTAGTCCTTTACTTCAAGTCCTCAGTAGCCATGTGTGCGTGTGGCCAGCAGCAACTATGTTGACAGTGCAGACATGGAACGATTCTGTCACCACACAGTATGTCAGAGAACACTCTGAGGGTCTTTAACGTCAGGAACCCGGATGAGCCCTTACAGCAGTGACACTCAACTGGGTTGCTCTTAGGAATCATCTTGGgattcttacaaaaaaaaacactgaccTCCAGGCCTCACTCCAGAGATCTGAGTGAGTCCGTCTGGGAGCTCCCTGAAGATCTGGAGTTGTAGAACTCCCCTAAGAGCTGCCCAAGTTGAGAGGCATtacaaagggaaggaagaaaagcgaCCTGTGAGGGTACCCAGTCTCTGGAGCAGGGTGGGCACTTCTAACAATGCAGGCCCAAGGGGCAGACGAACCAAGAGTGCAGGGCCCTGGAAAAGGAGGAACACGGTTCAAAGCCAATGTTTTCAGAATCTTACTGTCCAATGTGTGGCCCTCAGACCAGGGACATGGGCTTCACCTGAGACCCTGAAGACCTACTGTCTCTGGCTCCAGTCCAGGCCCTCTGAGTCACGACCTGCATTACCAAGATGATTCACTCAGTCAACAAAGCTCGAGTTGATAACTGTTGGATTCCGAAATACAGAGGTCATTGGTGATCTTGGCAAGTGGTTTGGGTGGAAAATGGAGCTGACATTCTGTTGAAGTTGGCTGAAGAATGGAAGTTGTTCGAAATTAGAGTTCAGACTATGAGAAGGAGAGCAGAAAGAGGGTGTGCGCCACTGGCCCTCAGGAAGCACAAGCTTCTTCTTAAACAGGGAAAGATTCCAGACTGGGGGTGGGAAAGCAAAGGCCCCTATCTAGTGGCTCTGTCCATCTGTTTTCTCAAAGACGGTGGAGTTGAATCAaggagagcagacaggaagtcagAAGGGACAGACTTGACCTGGAACTGCCTATGTAGTGATGGGGCAAGGGTAGAGGACAGCAGGGGAGCGCTGGGCCCTCTCTAAGACACAGCCCCTCTCTCCAGGACCCCCAGCTGAACCCCTGGAGCCCACAAGGCCCCTCCCTACACTCCCGGTCCGCAGGATCCACTCACCGTCTGAGAGGAAACATGAGCGGCAGCCCAGGCCCCCTCGGCCACCTCTGGGGGACCGACCATCCACTCCAGGTGCCAAGCCCAACATCTGTGATGGCAACTTCAACACGGTGGCCCTCTTCCGGGGCGAGATGTTTGTGTTTAAGGTACGGCTGGTGGACCAGTGCCACCCAGGATGTCCCTTTCCTCACAATGGAGGCGCCTGCTCTATGGCCAGGCTGCTGTGGGGCCTGGACAGGAGCTGGTCTGGTGGCTAGGACCCCCTGTCTCTTTCTGGTGCTGACAGGTTAATCAACTTGGTTCTACAAGGTGACAGGGAAAGATTGGTGAGCTGACAGCTTCCAAGGAGCCAATCAGTGCTCAGGAAAGTGCTGGAGATGGATAAGTCACCCTCCTTCTCCAGACCTCAGCTACCCAACATGGGGTAGTCGTTCCTCTGACAAAGGATGTGTAAAGAAAGACTAATGGCTAGGAAGATGCAGGGCCTGGTCAGGGGTGGGAGAGTCTACAGCTCCTTCCAGGGCATGAGTGATGGGTACTGGCCAGGCTGTATTCTGTTCCCTGTCCTGAGCCTGTCATGGGGCCAAGGACTACCCGAGCACAGTGCATGGCAGGCTAGAGTCTGGAAAAGGAGGGGTTCTGGTTAAGGACCTTTAGAATCAACAGTTGtgggcaggaggagaaggaagccGGTCAGGACAGAGGAAGAAGCTGAGGAGACACAGACCTGGAGCCAACTCAGCCCCTCATGGAAAGTTCTGGAGCTAGAATGGCCCATCAGATGCATTCCATGTTGGATGCAAAATGAAGTTGAAGCCATCTCAAAAGAACGGAAAGCTGCCTGCTGGTACACTCCCAGCCACTGGTGAATGCCCTCCACCAAATGGGAGCGGGACAACAGGTCTCCATGACACTGGGGGCCAGAGAAAGGCCACCCATTTCCCTTCCTAAGGTGTCCCCAGGAAGCTTCAAGCACTAAGTCAAAATCAGGCCATGTAGGCTGGTCCAGTTCTGCCTCTCACTAAGTGACTGCTTCTAGGCAAGGCCTTTGGCCTTCCTGGAGACTCTGAATGTGTCAGATTGACTGGACAGAGTTGTGCAAGTcagaataaagtattttaaaaactgaacctgagttgggcggtggtggtgcacgcctttaattccagcactcgggaggcagagccaggcggatctctgtgagttcgaggacagcctggtttacagagcaagatccaggacaggcaccaaaactacacagagaaaccctgtctcaaaacaaaaacaaaacaaaacaaaaaaactgaaagttTTGAAATGCTGGAGccatgcctcagtggttaagagcactgactgctcttggagaggacctgggttcggttcccagcacctacatggtggctcacaactgcctctaacttttagttccagagaatccaatgccctcttctgatgacTGTagactcatgcacacacacgcatacatacactcaggcacacacccatatacataaatgatgcacatacatacactctggcacacacccatatacataaatgatgcacatacatacactctggcacacacccatatacataaatgatgcacatacatacactctggcacacacccatatacataaatgatgcacatacatacactctggcacacacccatatacataaatgatgcacatacatacactctggCACACGCCCATAtccataaatgaatttttaaaaatatcctagTTCTGTACTATCTTCTGTGAGCTATATTCCTACTGCAGCACTCGTATTTCCTTGAGCCTCCCAATACAGTGTTGACAGGCAAGTGTGGGTTTTACCCTCCCCTTTACCACACTGGATCCCACGGACCAGCCCCAGCCCAGCTGATATCAGTGACTTTCTGCTGCCCTCCTGTGGCCACTCCAGGTCTTGGCAGTTGCCTTTCTAGCCCTTCTACACCTCTCCCACACCCATCTGCTGTGTGTCTCAGTCCGAGGACAGCAGGAGGTTTAAATGAAGAGTTACATCCTGTCTTCTTTTAAGAGTTGGAAGCAGCAGATGGACAGACTCCATGGGAGGTTGTGAGGCTGAGCCCCAGGGTTGGTGTTGGGTTGCTGGGCCTGAGCCCTGGGGCTGAGATCACTGAATTCAGAGGTAAGACCTGCCACCTGCCTTTCTCATCCACCCTTCCCCCCAGGATCGCTGGTTCTGGCGCCTGCGCAATAACCGGGTACAGGAGGGCTACCCCATGCAGATTGAGCAGTTCTGGAAGGGCCTGCCTGCCCGCATAGATGCGGCCTATGAAAGAGCGGATGGAAGATTTGTCTTCTTCAAAGGTAACATGGGGCATTTCTGTGCCCCTTTTGAAGCTGCGTTTTCCCCATCCACACCagaagaggtggggtgggaagcAGATGGGCGGACACTGACTTCTGAAGGGTCAGATCCCTGCAGGTAGGAAGTATATCATCTGGGGAAACCAAGTCAAGAAAGTGCCAACGTAAATGGGGTAAAAAATTCCATGCACATGAAGTACAGGGTAAGACAAAGACCACCGAGCACTCCACTGGAAGGTCATGCTCTCAGTTCTGACAGAGCCCAGACAGAGCAGGCCACACAGGGCAGACGTAagcggggaggggaaggaggctaacatgcccagcctgggctagccCACTTCTGAGTTGTTTTACATTGGTACCCTGACTCGGCCCCACCGAAGCTGGGTAAGATACAGACAGTGAAATGCAAGGCCAGCATACAGGGAACGGAACATGGTGGCTGAGTGTAGTGGAGCGTGGAAACCAGTCCAAGGGCTCAGAAGCTCGCCCTACAGCCACTGGAGGGTCGGCCATATGAGAGCAATTCCTGAAGAGCTGCAGTGGCCAGGCCAGAACTCAGTCTGGGCCTGTCAGGCCAAGGCCGGAAACTCACTGCAGGTTTCTGAGTAACAGAACCACGGGAGAGGTGGCATGCGGGAGGCAGGGGGGTGTTTCAGAGGACGACATTGCCCATGAGGCCCAGGTCAGAGAGGAGCAGCACAGTTAGAGAACAGGGTGGCCGTGAGAAATTTCGGGGCCTCGTGAGTGCCTGAgtactgagagaggaagaagaaaagagactcAGAAATGATGCCAGCTCTTCTTCTTAGGGACGCTGGGAGgtagaaagatgaagaaaaaggagCCTTTCTGGTAGACTGAGGAGCTCTGAAAACCCAATTGAGGAGCTAGGGACCATGGACGCGCACAGGATGTGAGGGGGTGGGGCTTAGGTCACAAGTGTAAGGGGCTATGGCCTCAGAGGCAGGTGTCTGTACAGCAGTGTGAGGCTCCGGGAGAGCCCTGAGCGGACATGTAAAGAGTGCCTGCAGTCCTGAGTGCGTGCGTATTGTTTGACATGAGAAAGCCATGTCGAGGACAAAGGAACGTGGACCCATTGGAAACAGGCAGCCTTCCCCATATGGGTCAGGCTTAGATTGGTAAAGCCTTGTTGTGGTCCAGGTGGGAATGTTTGTTAACAGTTGACCAATGTGTGCAAAAACTAGTAACTGTGGCTTCCTCCATCCGAGACTGCTCGCCTACGGAGACTTCCACCGACACTAGCTCCTTCCCGGTTCCGGACATAATGAAGACGCCGAGGTTCTGGGTTGTCGCAGGAGTAGGTGCTCCCTCCATCAGAACAGGAGTGATCACCAAAAATGAAGGAGggtagccaagtgtggtgatacatacacccgtaatcccagcactcaggaggcaggcccCTGAAAGTTTGAGACCAGACCGATcgacataatgaattccaggctagtcaaGGATAAAAaaacaagactgtctcaaaaaggagcAACAGAACCAAGCAAGACAGAGGGGCAGAGAGCCTACAAAGCATGCATGGATGGCACCCATTGCCCAAAATCTGTGATTGGCTTCTCGCTCCCCAGATTGGTTGGGCCAGGGGCTAAGAACACACACATCTGACTTTATGAATGAAGATGGGCAAGGGGGCCAACACTTCCAGCACTGGGTGGCTCCCGAAGGCTGATTCTCTACTCTTCCCGCAGGCGACAAGTACTGGGTGTTCAAAGAAGTGACCGTGGAGCCTGGGTACCCCCACAGCTTGGGAGAGCTGGGCAGCTGCCTGCCCCGTGAAGGCATCGACACCGCTCTGCGCTGGGAACCTGTGGGCAAGACCTACTTTTTCAAAGGCGAACGGTACTGGCGCTACAGCGAGGAGCGGCGAGCCACAGACCCTGGCTACCCCAAGCCCATCACTGTGTGGAAGGGCATCCCGCAGGCTCCACAGGGGGCCTTCATCAGCAAGGAAGGATGTAAGAACcaagctgaggtgggaagggggagttGATTTTAGTGGTTCCCAGGGCCCAGACATAGTCTCCGGGCATCCAGATTTGAGTAATATAGCTTGATAACACACAACTGCCCCAAATGGACCATGTTCATATAGTAAATTAACTTGCAGTGATGGACAGGGGTGGTTCAAAGGTGCTTTTTCATGGGGTTTGAAGGCTAGGCTGGCAATTGCTCACCGTGTGCCATCAGGAAGCTCCCAGCCTGTCTACCTACAGATTAGAAGCTTCTCAAAGAAGGGTCAGTCTTTACCAGAAGCTGAGCAAGCATCCATGACTGCCTGTTGGTCTGGCTGAAAGCACTGACTCTTGAACAGGGCTGGCTGGGTTCACAGACCCCTCCTCCACCACTCATAAGACTGGGCAAGTCATCAAACTCTTCTCATTCTATTGTCCGTGAAATGGGAATGGTCAATAAAAGATGGATAAGGTAAATTACAGAGAGCACCTAGCACAAAGCCCACCACGTGGTCTACGCCATGTAAAAGTTATAGCTGCCCTCACCATCTCATCAGTGTTTCAGTTTGTGTAAGGTGACAGGACTCGGTCATTTGCTGCATGGTCATTACTGAGAGCCAGTTTGTGTGGGAGGGCTCAGGACAGAAGCTGTAAGGCTCGCGTTCTTCTCAGTCCAGTGACAGCAAATAACGTCACAACAGAGCTAAAAGAGACATAGAGGAGGCAGGGGACCCCACTGTTTAGTGGCTTCAAAACAGGAtgctttggggggtggggagcctcAGAGACAGGTGACACCAAAGACCTTGACCAATGAAAGTCCCGGGGAGCCAGCCAATGAGGAGAATCTAGTGAGCTGCTTGGCTGGCTGAGTTGCTAAGGCTGTTGCTGGGAGCCTTGAGGGAGCTGCCTCGGGAGTAATTGGCGAGTTGCCTGGCCCTGATGCAtaccttctttccttccagccATCAAAGCCACTCGAAGTGTCCTAAGAACTTGTATCTGTGTTATAAAGTGATATATGTCAAGCCCTCCCCCAGTCTGTAATTGTGGAGCGATGGTGTCTGCTGCCAGCAGATGAAATTTTGCCCCTCAACTCCCATTGATTTGGGGCAAGAGTTAGACTGAGGCCCTGGAGCTATGGAGATGGCACTGTACACGCCTTAAACTGGGGGCTTGATCTGACCCTTATAGGAAGCCTGGGGCACAGTGTGACAGAGCTGTTTCCAGACTAAGAATGATCCAGCCTGGGCAGTATAAATGAAAGCGTTTGTCAGCTCTACTCAAAATCCCTTAGAGGGCTCCCAGCACCTTTGAACTAACAGGTGGGATGCTCCATGTCCTGGGGCCCCCTCTGCTGTGTTAGTTACTGCACTATCAGGGGAGTACCGCACTCACTGACCACCTCGGTTCCAGCAGGCCACTcgccccacccccattccacttGGAGTTTCTCTCTTGCACACTGCCACAGCACCCCAGGTCCACACTAGTCCCGAGCAGGTGCTGGGGAGTGTCTGGGAGTGGTGGTGCTGAGTCCTTCCCTTTCCTGCAGATTACACCTACTTCTACAAAGGTCGGGACTACTGGAAGTTTGACAACCAGAAACTGAGCGTGGAGCCAGGCTACCCACGCAACATCCTGCGGGACTGGATGGGCTGCAAGCAGAAGGAGGTAGAGCGGCGGAAGGAGCGGCGGCTTCCCCAGGACGACGTGGACATCATGGTGACCATCGACGATGTGCCGGGCTCCGTGAATGCCGTGGCTGTGGTGGTGCCCTGCACcctgtccctctgcctcctggtgctgctCTACACGATCTTCCAGTTCAAGAACAAGGCGGGGCCTCAGCCCGTCACCTACTATAAGCGGCCAGTCCAGGAGTGGGTATGAGCAGCCCAGAGCCCTCTCTGTCTACGCAGTCTGGCCAGCCAGGCCCTTCCTCACCAGGGTCTGAGGGGCAGCTCTAGCCACTGCCCACCGGGGCCAGCAGGGCCCTAGGCCAGGTTCGTGTGTAGCTGAAGTGGTGGGTGCATTGGTCTAGGAtgagtgtgggggcagggagcgGTGGTGGCTGCGCCCCAAGTTGGGTAGCTGACACCCGGGTGCCAGTCTGCTGGCCTGGGTAGATCACTCTCTACTCAAAAGGAACAGGCCAGGCCCTGTCAGGAGGCAAGGATCATGCCAGGAGGTGCCCCTGAGGTCACTGCATCCTATGGTGTCTGCAAGGTACTGAAGCTGCAAGCCTGGCTGGACCCGGCCCTCCGAGGCAGGCCAGCGCTAGTTCTCACCCCACGCCCCTTCCCCAAGACGCCACCAATCCGTCTCCTCTGCCAACACCTGCTGGTCAGAtgtctcctcacccccacccaacTCTCCTCCAAGGCTGCAGTGTCCCTGCTGCCAACACAGTGGGCAAAAGCCTGGGTTTCCCCTGCTGGCCAATAGCAGACTCCTCAGGAAACCTGCCCCACTTGTCAGGTCTCCCCTGAGACCCAGGATTTAGGGTCACATGCTGCAGGCAAGGCTGTGGCCCAGCTGGGTCTCACAAGGACCCAGCTGTCATGTCGTGAATATTTAAATGTCCTGTCACTACTGTTTAAAGTCCCATTTTGCAAAGGCTACTTGAGGCTTTAGGTCAATTCGAGGTGACTGTCTTGGTGACGAGGCCAGTGTGATGGCCCTTCCCCAGGCATTAAGGACCACGGTGCTGCCCAGGCCACTCTAGGATCCTGATACTAGCAGGGGTCCTGTTCAGGAGGCTCCACGGCGGGAGCAGGCGCTGATCCTGGTTCTGGAGGCAGATCTGTGTTTGTGACCATCCTCTACTCCCTTTCCATTCACGTCCCCAGCCCAGCCTGTCTCTTATGGCATGGGGGCTCAACCTGACTAGTGAGGTGAAGCAGAGATGGCTCCATCTAGGGCCACCATTGTCATAGCCTCAGAGTAAAGGACCAGGGCAGCCTTTTAAGTATTCCGTCCACATCCCCAGTGACCCTGAGGTAACTCAGTCTCTCAGCCTGGAGACGGGGTTTGTGCTCGTCTTGACCCTGGCAGCCCAGCTCACTGGGTCCATCTTCCTGCACTGCTCTTAGGAAAGGGGTACTCCTAGCTGGTAGCAGCCCCAAGCTTGGGGCTTCCCCTCACTCCCTACCCCACCccgcttttctttttcttttttaacctgaGGCCCTTCTTCACACCTGACAGGAGTTCCTGGGCTTTGGCTCGACTTGCTCCAGTCTGGCAGCCCATGCTTGTCATGACCAATGGGTGCAGTAATGCTCGCTGGCTCGCTGCCAAAGTCCAAAAGCGGTAAGAGGCAGCCTTCAGGGTGCTAGCGGGTCGCCAACCTTGCCCTCTGAGCCTGCATGGGCCTTGCCCTGCCCTGTGGCCTCTGGGACTTGGGTCAGCTTACCCTGTAGCACAGACAGGGACTCCTGCTGCCCTGGGAGCTGTTGAGTAAAAACTCTTGTCCCAGAAGCATCCATCTATATGGGTCCACTGTGTCCCGTCTTCATCATCctgttttttctcatttcagcCAAGGGCAGGCTCCCTGGGGCAGGCGGGGAACAACTGCAGAGATTTAGTGATTCATAGGTTTGTACAGTGTTTTATACTTTGCGAAGCACTTTATTAGCTCACATCTGTCCACTCACATGAAGGCCCTAAGAGGCTGAGGGTTACACTCATCTTGCCCTCAGATGAAGCACAGGGAGGTCTTGTCTGCCCCTGCCATCCAGTGGCCCTGGCTGGGTCTGTGTTCCCATCTGTGGGCCCTTCTAGGGTCTGAGATAACATCTTTTCTATTCCTATCTTCTGGGCCTCCCTCTCCTCAGGTTGGTGCTCTCACTTCTTGAAAGCTCTAGGCCCCGCAGGCTCCCTGTTGGCTCCTGGTACTCCAAGACCAGTTGAGAAAgagcaggagatggaggcaggcagcCCTGGCTGCAAATGTGAGGGATGCAGGGCCGGGCCCAGAGGGCTCAGCCTAGAGGCTTCCAATCTTGGATTCTCCTGCCTGCAGCCATCTGTTTGTCCATCACCCCAGGCCAGAGCAGTCAGAGGGGCAAAGCACGGGGGGCCACCAGAGCTCAGCTTCCCCTCAGCCTGGATGACATCACAGCATTTTAGTGTCGGTCACATTTTAAACTGATCAGCCTTtgtataatgttttttaaatcatttctaaataaaacagaaatacagTGTCTCTTCCCTGGGGTATGGGAACAAAGACCAGGGCCTAAGTGTGCCCTTAGGAAGCTTCGGGGAGAAAAGGGTGCATCGGGGTGCTCTGCAGTTGCCTCAGGCATCTCAGCAATCACATGTCCCTACCCCAGGTACCCCAGGAGTATGGGAGGGTCACTGTGACAAGGCTTCTCCGGAGACAGGGCACACGGGGCCATGACCTGGGACACCTGGGCAGCTCAGCTCTAGCGACGGGGAAACCAGAGTTGGACACCATCAGGATCCAGCCAGGAGCCCCTGCATCTGGTCCTAGTTCTTCTGGTTCAGGAAGGCTGCCCCAGGGCGGAGCTGGAAAGGGGCTTGGAGATGATCTGGTTTAGGGGCTGGTGAGGAAGGGAACAAGTCTGGGGTCGGGAAGCAGTCCCCTGGGGGCCTTCCAGTCtccaggatctttttttttttttttttttttccaggatctTTCTTAAATCCCTGCCCAGAGTGAGGAAGTGAGACAGGAAATCATGGGGTGAAGAGACAAAAGCCAGGCCAGGCCCAAGAGAGCACAGAGGCCTGGGGTAACCGGGTCAGTACCAGGATGTGCAGGCGATTAGAAAGCGCACATCATCCAGTGGTCCCCATGGGCCGGGCTCGGGCAGAGGCTGCTGAGGACCCTCTGGCGCCGGAGGCTGGGGCTGCGCAGGCTCCGGGCCATCCTGGCCACCACTCAGGAGAGCGCCCATGGTCTGTAACAGAAGCCACCAGGCATCAGGCCAGGGCAGGCGACACCCCACCCACACCAACACCCTACCGCACCCTCACCTTAGGCAGCGAAGTGAAAGCGGATTTGCCGGAAGCTCAGCCTGGGCAGCCTGGCCTGGGAGGAGCAGCTTTATGACGCAGCCGCCAGAGCCCTAGTGAAGCCTTCGCACGCCAGGGGCGGGCCCACTGAGCAGGAGCGGGGCCTGCGACAGGCCAGCCCCGCCCAGGGCTCCAGGCCCCGCCCCACGCACAGCAAGGCTCCCTTGGAGCCAACCACAGGAGGCAGCCTGGCCTCCGAGGTAGCGCTAGTCCAGCTTCCTCAAGGTCAGGCAGGGATCTAATAATACTCTGAAGCTGTGCGCCTGTAGCTTCACAGGGTGCTCGCCCAGGCAGGGAGAAGAGCAGGGATTCTTCTGGGGCCAGGGAAAGCAAGGCAGACCGTGGGTTAAAACGGAACCCCAGAGGGCAGCACTACTTCCTcttgttcatcttttttcttaGATGGGCCCTCACTACATACACCTGGTTGTCTTAGAACTCGAAATGCAGCCAGGCAGGCTCGACCTcacagatccacttgcctttgcctctgggattaaGGGGGTGCCCCACCACACTCTCAGGTCTCCCGTCTTGAGGGAAAACATTGCATGTCAATCCCACCCAACTTCCCCATGACCCAGGAAAGGCTGGAAAAGGTGTTGCAAACAGAATGGCCACAAACAGCACACGGAGGATGGTGGGAGGCAGTCCTTTAATGGGGCGGGGCACAAGACTTCCATCCAGGAGCCAAAAAGCCAGCATGACACGGCAGGCTTTTCTGTAGCAATAGTCAAGAGTTGGCAGAGGTGGAGAAGGGCTGGGTACTCAACAATTCAGCTCCGGTGAGCTCTGCCATGCCCTGCTGCTAGTATTTGTTACAGACTAGCTCAGGCATGAAAACTGAGCCAAAGTCCAGAGGCAGGAGCCCACACGACAGCACGGTGACTCATGTGAGGCTGCAGAGAGAAAGGGGTATTATCAGTAGCTGTTCTACAGGATACGTGCTGCCCCACCCTTTGACCTGCTCTAGTTCAGTCGTTGAGAAGAAGCTACACCTGTGCCCACCAGTTTCCAGATTCAAACAAGTCCTGTATATGAAGGTCTAGCCTAAACTCTCCAGGTGTGAAAAGTAAAACCAATTCTTTCCTCATTGGGCCACCTTCCTCCAATTTATTCAGTTACTGATCATAAACTCAAGCTTCAGAACATAAGAGATAGAAGCAAGGAAGGTCAGTGAGCACAAGATGTGCCCAGACCAGTCTCGCAGAGGCCAGGCTGAGGCCAAAACTTTGGCCTCCTCTTCCAGAACTGCTGCTACAAAAGGCCACAAACACTAGACTGGAAAACAGATCTGCTCTACAAGGGCTAAGTGA includes the following:
- the Mmp24 gene encoding matrix metalloproteinase-24, coding for MPRSRGGRAAPGQAARWSAWRAPGRLLPLLPALCCLAAAAGAGKPAGADAPFAGQNWLKSYGYLLPYESRASALHSGKALQSAVSTMQQFYGIPVTGVLDQTTIEWMKKPRCGVPDHPHLSRRRRHKRYALTGQKWRQKHITYSIHNYTPKVGELDTRKAIRQAFDVWQKVTPLTFEEVPYHEIKSDRKEADIMIFFASGFHGDSSPFDGEGGFLAHAYFPGPGIGGDTHFDSDEPWTLGNANHDGNDLFLVAVHELGHALGLEHSNDPSAIMAPFYQYMETHNFKLPQDDLQGIQKIYGPPAEPLEPTRPLPTLPVRRIHSPSERKHERQPRPPRPPLGDRPSTPGAKPNICDGNFNTVALFRGEMFVFKDRWFWRLRNNRVQEGYPMQIEQFWKGLPARIDAAYERADGRFVFFKGDKYWVFKEVTVEPGYPHSLGELGSCLPREGIDTALRWEPVGKTYFFKGERYWRYSEERRATDPGYPKPITVWKGIPQAPQGAFISKEGYYTYFYKGRDYWKFDNQKLSVEPGYPRNILRDWMGCKQKEVERRKERRLPQDDVDIMVTIDDVPGSVNAVAVVVPCTLSLCLLVLLYTIFQFKNKAGPQPVTYYKRPVQEWV
- the Mmp24os gene encoding protein MMP24OS, coding for MGALLSGGQDGPEPAQPQPPAPEGPQQPLPEPGPWGPLDDVRFLIACTSWY